The following are encoded together in the Prionailurus viverrinus isolate Anna chromosome B3, UM_Priviv_1.0, whole genome shotgun sequence genome:
- the RAB11A gene encoding ras-related protein Rab-11A — protein sequence MGTRDDEYDYLFKVVLIGDSGVGKSNLLSRFTRNEFNLESKSTIGVEFATRSIQVDGKTIKAQIWDTAGQERYRAITSAYYRGAVGALLVYDIAKHLTYENVERWLKELRDHADSNIVIMLVGNKSDLRHLRAVPTDEARAFAEKNGLSFIETSALDSTNVEAAFQTILTEIYRIVSQKQMSDRRENDMSPSNNVVPIHVPPTTENKPKVQCCQNI from the exons TTGTCCTTATTGGAGATTCTGGTGTTGGAAAGAGTAACCTCTTGTCTCGATTTACTCGAAATGAGTTTAATCTCGAAAGCAAGAGCACCATTGGAGTAGAGTTTGCAACAAGAAGCATCCAGGTTGATGGGAAAACAATCAAGGCACAGATATGGGACACAGCAGGGCAAGAGCGATACCGAGCTATAACATCAGC atacTATCGTGGAGCTGTAGGTGCCTTATTGGTTTATGACATTGCTAAACATCTCACATATGAAAATGTAGAACGATGGCTgaaagaactgagagatcatgctGATAGTAACATTGTTATCATGCTTGTGGGCAATAAGAGTGATTTGCGTCATCTCAGGGCAGTACCTACAGATGAAGCAAGAGCTTTTGCAG aaaaGAATGGTTTGTCATTCATTGAGACTTCTGCTCTAGACTCTACAAATGTAGAAGCTGCTTTTCAGACAATTCTGACAG agATCTACCGCATTGTTTCCCAGAAGCAAATGTCAGACAGACGTGAAAATGACATGTCTCCAAGCAACAACGTGGTTCCTATTCATGTTCCACCAACCACTGAAAACAAGCCAAAGGTGCAGTGCTGTCAGAACATATAA